One window of Nostoc sp. C052 genomic DNA carries:
- a CDS encoding tetratricopeptide repeat protein, producing the protein MLKLIGIFLSLLIVFGWATPVMAQSQAPITQEQLKQGDELANQAFAATNQGDFATAETYWTKIIEQFPTNAGAWSNRGNSRVSQNKLQEALADYNKAIELAPNVTDPYLNRGAALEGLGKWDDAIADYNHVLELDPNDAMAYNNRGNAKTGLGKWEDAIADYKKSNEIAPNFAFARANYALALYETGQKEQAIREMRNIARKYSKFADVRAALTAAYWVNGEQGEAESNWVAAYGLDSRYKDIDWVKNIRRWPPSLVTALDRFLKIQ; encoded by the coding sequence ATGCTTAAGTTGATTGGTATTTTTCTCAGTCTGTTAATTGTGTTTGGCTGGGCTACTCCAGTCATGGCACAATCTCAAGCGCCCATTACTCAAGAACAGTTAAAGCAAGGCGATGAGTTGGCCAATCAAGCATTTGCAGCGACGAATCAAGGTGATTTTGCGACGGCTGAAACTTACTGGACAAAGATTATTGAGCAATTTCCCACTAATGCGGGGGCGTGGAGTAACCGGGGAAATTCGCGAGTGAGTCAGAATAAGTTACAAGAAGCGCTGGCAGATTATAACAAAGCCATTGAACTAGCGCCGAATGTTACCGATCCTTATTTGAATCGAGGGGCGGCGCTGGAAGGGTTAGGAAAATGGGACGATGCGATCGCAGATTATAATCATGTCTTAGAACTCGATCCTAATGATGCGATGGCATATAACAATCGTGGAAATGCCAAAACAGGTTTAGGAAAATGGGAAGATGCGATCGCAGATTACAAAAAATCTAATGAGATCGCCCCAAATTTTGCTTTCGCCCGTGCTAACTACGCCCTTGCTCTTTATGAAACAGGTCAAAAAGAGCAAGCAATCCGCGAAATGCGAAATATCGCTCGGAAATACTCCAAATTTGCTGATGTGCGTGCCGCCCTTACAGCTGCATATTGGGTAAATGGAGAACAGGGTGAAGCCGAAAGCAACTGGGTAGCAGCTTATGGACTTGATAGCCGCTATAAGGATATTGACTGGGTAAAAAATATCCGCCGTTGGCCGCCTAGTCTAGTTACAGCTTTGGATAGGTTCTTGAAAATCCAGTAG
- the hisF gene encoding imidazole glycerol phosphate synthase subunit HisF, translating to MLSKRILPCLDVKAGRVVKGVNFVNLQDAGDPVELAKVYNEAGADELVFLDITATHEDRATILDVVYRTAEQVFIPLTVGGGIQSLENVKALLRAGADKVSINSAAVRKPDLINRASDRFGNQCIVVAIDARRRNNPENPGWDVYVRGGRENTGLDALLWAQEVEKRGAGELLITSMDADGTQAGYDIEITRAIADAVEIPVIASGGAGNCEHIYTALTEGKAEAALLASLLHYGQLSVAEIKSYLRDRNVPVRTLS from the coding sequence ATGTTATCTAAAAGAATCTTACCGTGCTTAGATGTGAAGGCGGGACGGGTTGTAAAAGGAGTTAACTTTGTCAATCTCCAAGATGCAGGCGATCCGGTAGAACTGGCCAAGGTTTACAACGAAGCCGGTGCTGATGAGTTAGTATTTCTGGATATTACAGCTACTCATGAAGACCGAGCTACAATTTTAGATGTAGTCTACCGAACTGCTGAACAGGTCTTTATTCCATTGACTGTGGGTGGTGGCATTCAATCCTTAGAAAATGTTAAAGCTTTGTTACGAGCCGGCGCAGATAAGGTTAGTATTAATTCTGCGGCAGTGCGGAAACCAGACTTGATTAATCGGGCCAGCGATCGCTTTGGTAATCAGTGCATAGTTGTTGCTATTGATGCCAGACGCAGAAATAACCCGGAAAATCCAGGTTGGGATGTGTATGTCCGCGGTGGCAGGGAAAATACAGGCTTAGATGCCCTACTTTGGGCACAAGAAGTTGAAAAACGGGGGGCCGGAGAACTGCTAATCACAAGTATGGATGCTGATGGAACCCAAGCTGGGTATGACATCGAGATTACACGGGCAATCGCTGATGCTGTAGAAATCCCAGTCATTGCTTCAGGTGGTGCAGGTAATTGTGAACATATCTACACTGCCCTAACTGAAGGCAAAGCTGAAGCCGCATTACTCGCATCACTGTTACATTACGGACAATTAAGCGTAGCAGAAATTAAAAGTTACTTGCGCGATCGCAATGTGCCAGTCAGAACATTATCTTGA
- a CDS encoding protein kinase codes for MLAIAIKITGTLAQIHAANIIHKDINLSNIVFNLQTGKVKIIDFGMATVFISN; via the coding sequence ATTTTAGCGATCGCTATTAAAATTACTGGCACTTTAGCCCAAATCCACGCTGCTAATATTATTCACAAAGATATTAATCTATCAAATATAGTTTTTAATCTCCAAACAGGCAAAGTTAAAATCATTGATTTTGGTATGGCTACAGTTTTTATCAGTAATTAA
- a CDS encoding response regulator: protein MTTDKATGLKQFGFGAEQFAALFPFHLVIDRELKIVQVGEVIQRILEPVKLVDSYLEKHFQINRPQNLTSFEAICQQTRSPTGRTPSLFILQSQHQDMQLKGQMVHLEDSDHLIFLGSPWITNLADLQKLDLKINDFPLHDSVVDYLFLLQAKNSALNDAQKLTAKLKDQRTELQATALRLRTLIESLQIAVLLEDETRHIVLVNQEFCNHFSIPVAPQALQGMDCRQAGETSMYMFTEPEKFLRHTDEMIAQGKIVLHQEWQLVDGRTFEQDYIPIVVDQKLYGHLWKYRDITQRKQAENALRLSEERLKLTVDAVEEGLWDWNVVTGEVYRSPRWSTMLGYAPEELEKDIKLRNKLIHPEDIVLMQERLRSHLQGDTPVYQVEVRLLAKSGEWRWILDRGKLVSRDSEGKAMRMVGTHLDITERKKAEQDLQQQYQQALLLKQITGEIRQSLQWEKILQTTVTEVQRILQCDRVVIFQINSDGSGKVVQEAVVPGWSVIQNQDIEDPCFQQEYIDLYRQGRVSVIPDLEKAGLQPCHLEFLQQFQVKANLVVPILMRQDLWGLLIVHQCDRPRQWTELELDLLKQLADQMGIALNQAQLLAQKTSQAKLLTQQNEELSIAKHVAESANMAKSNFLAIMSHEIRTPMNAIIGMTGLLLDTPLQPEQLDYVETIHNSGHTLLTIINDILDFSKIESGNLELEKQPFDLRVCVEEALDLLAPQAASKGIELMYQFEPHTPTLIIGDITRLRQILWNLVSNAVKFTDVGEIVVTVAPQKQLHNQTPTPSHYELQFAVSDTGIGIGRDRLHRLFKPFSQVDNSMTRRYGGTGLGLAISKRLSEIMGGKMWVESQTTRGSTFYFTATIQVYASPINNSVNHDPELLGKRLLLAVGNANLRKCLTLQLQALGLDVQPVESSNAALQCLCKDNPFALAVLDIDSPQINGLNLIAKIHAIPQHRYLPLIILSSKSKQTLDLKDLAPKFTAFLQKPVRQYQLHNTLLQIVRGSWFAKVDPKAIIPSYSRLPTPNRPAIDTHLAQRLPLKILLVEDVLVNQKIALKMLGRMGYRADVANNGLEALEALQRQLYDVVFMDIQMPELDGWETTHRIRQEFSFNNQPWIIAMTAHARPEDREACLKAGMDDYISKPINLEEIEVVLKKFGIKHNLISELPGLMSISDFPLPTTIQVPKMEEVIDQKTLQYLRNLGGNDDDGVNSDGGSSIIAELIQLYLEDTPSKIEAIQDAVTLANRSELAKLAHALRSPSVSIGAINLGKICETLEDAAKEQSMDQLTILVNRINNEYHDVVMALQSLLL from the coding sequence ATGACCACTGATAAAGCTACTGGGTTAAAACAATTCGGTTTTGGAGCAGAACAATTTGCCGCCTTGTTTCCTTTTCATTTGGTTATAGATCGGGAGCTAAAAATTGTCCAGGTGGGTGAAGTGATCCAGCGCATTTTAGAACCTGTGAAGCTGGTTGATAGTTATCTGGAGAAGCATTTTCAGATCAATCGTCCCCAAAACCTGACTAGTTTTGAAGCTATTTGCCAACAAACGCGATCGCCTACGGGGCGAACCCCATCACTATTTATTCTGCAATCCCAGCATCAGGATATGCAGTTAAAGGGACAGATGGTACATTTGGAAGACTCAGATCATCTGATATTTCTTGGTTCCCCCTGGATTACCAATCTTGCCGATTTGCAAAAGCTTGACTTGAAAATCAATGATTTTCCTTTACATGACTCTGTTGTAGATTATCTGTTTCTCTTGCAAGCTAAAAATTCTGCCCTCAATGATGCTCAAAAACTCACCGCAAAACTTAAAGACCAACGGACTGAATTACAAGCAACAGCCTTACGCTTGAGGACACTAATTGAAAGCTTACAGATTGCCGTTTTGTTAGAAGACGAGACAAGACATATTGTTCTGGTAAATCAGGAGTTTTGTAATCATTTTAGTATTCCTGTTGCTCCACAAGCTTTGCAAGGCATGGATTGTCGGCAAGCTGGGGAGACAAGTATGTATATGTTTACTGAACCAGAGAAATTTCTTCGCCACACCGATGAGATGATTGCTCAAGGCAAGATAGTTCTCCATCAGGAATGGCAACTTGTAGACGGGCGAACCTTTGAACAAGACTACATCCCGATTGTGGTCGATCAGAAATTGTATGGTCATCTGTGGAAATATCGTGACATTACCCAACGCAAACAAGCTGAAAATGCCTTGAGGTTAAGTGAAGAACGATTAAAGCTGACTGTGGATGCTGTCGAGGAGGGTCTTTGGGATTGGAATGTAGTTACCGGAGAAGTTTATCGTAGCCCACGCTGGTCTACTATGCTGGGTTACGCCCCAGAGGAACTGGAAAAGGATATTAAACTGAGAAACAAGTTGATCCATCCAGAAGATATAGTCCTGATGCAAGAACGACTGAGATCCCACCTCCAGGGTGATACTCCTGTCTATCAGGTGGAAGTGCGTTTACTTGCTAAATCTGGAGAATGGAGATGGATTCTAGACCGGGGTAAATTGGTCAGCCGCGATTCTGAAGGCAAAGCTATGAGAATGGTGGGAACCCACCTAGATATTACCGAACGAAAAAAGGCAGAACAAGACCTACAGCAACAATATCAACAGGCCTTGCTGCTGAAGCAAATTACCGGAGAAATCCGTCAATCCTTACAATGGGAAAAAATTCTCCAGACAACAGTGACGGAAGTGCAACGGATTTTGCAGTGCGATCGCGTCGTAATTTTCCAAATTAACTCTGATGGTTCTGGCAAAGTTGTCCAGGAAGCTGTAGTTCCTGGATGGTCGGTGATTCAGAATCAGGATATTGAAGATCCTTGTTTTCAACAGGAATACATTGACTTATATCGTCAGGGACGAGTTAGCGTGATTCCCGATTTGGAGAAAGCGGGATTGCAACCTTGCCATCTGGAATTTTTACAACAGTTTCAGGTGAAAGCTAATCTGGTCGTACCAATTTTAATGCGGCAAGATTTGTGGGGATTATTAATTGTACATCAGTGCGATCGCCCCAGACAATGGACTGAATTAGAATTGGATTTACTCAAACAGCTCGCAGATCAAATGGGTATTGCCCTCAACCAAGCCCAGTTGCTAGCTCAAAAAACTAGTCAGGCTAAGTTGCTAACACAGCAAAATGAAGAACTGAGTATTGCCAAGCACGTAGCTGAGTCTGCCAATATGGCCAAGAGTAATTTCCTGGCAATCATGAGCCATGAAATTCGTACTCCCATGAATGCAATCATTGGCATGACTGGACTGCTCTTAGATACTCCCCTCCAGCCTGAGCAACTCGATTATGTGGAAACTATTCATAATAGTGGTCATACATTATTAACTATAATCAATGACATTCTCGACTTTTCTAAGATTGAATCTGGCAACTTAGAATTGGAAAAACAGCCCTTTGACTTACGGGTTTGTGTAGAAGAAGCCTTAGATTTGTTGGCTCCTCAAGCGGCTTCCAAAGGCATTGAACTAATGTACCAATTTGAACCCCACACGCCGACTCTGATTATTGGTGACATTACCCGCCTACGGCAAATTCTCTGGAATTTAGTCAGCAATGCCGTCAAGTTTACAGATGTGGGGGAAATTGTTGTGACAGTCGCTCCTCAAAAGCAGCTTCACAACCAGACTCCTACACCGTCTCACTATGAATTGCAATTTGCGGTGAGTGATACAGGTATTGGTATAGGACGCGATCGCTTACATCGATTGTTCAAACCTTTTAGCCAAGTCGATAACTCAATGACCAGACGTTATGGCGGTACTGGCTTAGGGTTAGCCATCAGCAAACGTCTCAGTGAAATCATGGGTGGCAAAATGTGGGTGGAAAGTCAAACAACTAGAGGTTCCACTTTTTATTTCACTGCAACTATCCAAGTTTATGCCTCTCCTATTAATAATTCCGTTAATCACGATCCAGAACTACTTGGCAAGCGATTACTACTGGCAGTAGGTAACGCCAATTTGCGAAAATGCCTCACCTTACAACTCCAAGCTTTGGGATTAGATGTCCAACCTGTCGAATCGAGTAATGCAGCTCTACAGTGTTTGTGCAAAGATAATCCCTTTGCTCTAGCTGTGTTGGATATCGATAGCCCACAGATCAACGGTCTCAATTTAATAGCTAAAATTCATGCCATACCGCAACATCGGTATTTACCTTTGATAATTTTAAGTTCTAAAAGCAAGCAAACTTTAGACCTGAAAGATTTAGCACCTAAGTTTACCGCCTTTTTACAAAAGCCCGTGCGGCAGTATCAATTACATAATACACTCTTACAAATCGTGCGTGGTAGTTGGTTTGCTAAGGTCGATCCAAAGGCAATCATTCCTTCTTACTCCCGCTTGCCTACACCCAATCGCCCAGCCATTGATACCCACCTTGCCCAACGCTTGCCGCTCAAAATTCTTTTGGTTGAAGATGTGTTGGTAAATCAGAAAATTGCCTTGAAGATGCTAGGTCGGATGGGATACCGTGCAGATGTCGCTAATAATGGTCTTGAAGCTCTGGAGGCTTTGCAACGACAACTGTATGATGTTGTGTTTATGGATATTCAGATGCCAGAACTGGATGGGTGGGAAACAACTCACCGGATTCGCCAGGAATTTTCTTTTAATAATCAACCTTGGATAATTGCCATGACTGCCCATGCTCGGCCAGAAGACCGTGAGGCGTGCTTGAAGGCAGGTATGGATGACTACATCAGTAAACCGATTAATCTGGAGGAGATAGAAGTAGTTTTAAAAAAGTTTGGTATTAAGCATAATTTAATTTCAGAGCTTCCAGGGTTGATGTCTATATCTGATTTCCCATTGCCCACAACTATTCAGGTTCCTAAGATGGAAGAGGTAATTGACCAAAAGACTCTACAATATCTGCGAAATCTCGGTGGCAATGATGACGATGGTGTAAATTCGGATGGAGGCAGTAGCATCATCGCTGAATTAATCCAGCTTTACTTAGAAGATACCCCAAGCAAAATAGAGGCAATTCAAGATGCGGTAACTTTGGCAAATCGTTCAGAGTTAGCAAAACTAGCTCATGCTCTGCGATCGCCTAGTGTGAGTATTGGTGCAATTAATCTCGGAAAAATCTGTGAAACTTTAGAGGATGCGGCAAAGGAGCAATCAATGGATCAATTGACCATTTTGGTTAATCGAATAAATAACGAATATCATGATGTAGTTATGGCTCTTCAAAGTCTTCTACTTTAA
- a CDS encoding heme NO-binding domain-containing protein translates to MYGLVNKAIEGMISKYHGENTWETIKQKAELEDIDFFIGMDAYADDVTYRLVSAACEVLDMPAEELLKAFGEYWLQYTAEEGYGELLASAGDSLPKFLDHLDNLHARVGLSFPQLRPPSFECEHTSEQSMELHYQSTRCGLAPMVIGLLQGLGKRFNVKLDVTQISFREEGGTHDIFSIEYEDS, encoded by the coding sequence ATGTACGGATTAGTTAATAAAGCAATAGAAGGCATGATTAGTAAATACCACGGTGAGAATACCTGGGAAACTATCAAGCAAAAGGCTGAACTAGAAGATATTGACTTTTTTATTGGTATGGATGCTTATGCCGACGATGTTACTTATCGCTTGGTTAGCGCGGCTTGTGAGGTGTTGGATATGCCAGCAGAAGAACTTTTGAAAGCTTTTGGAGAATACTGGCTACAATACACGGCTGAAGAAGGTTATGGAGAATTGTTAGCTAGTGCGGGAGATTCCTTGCCAAAGTTTCTGGATCATCTAGACAATCTCCACGCCAGAGTTGGGTTAAGTTTTCCTCAACTCCGTCCTCCTTCTTTTGAGTGTGAACACACTAGCGAACAATCAATGGAACTCCATTACCAATCTACTCGCTGCGGTTTAGCACCAATGGTAATCGGGTTACTGCAAGGATTGGGAAAACGCTTTAACGTAAAACTGGATGTTACCCAAATCAGTTTTCGAGAGGAAGGAGGTACTCACGATATCTTCTCTATTGAATACGAAGATTCTTAA
- a CDS encoding PP2C family protein-serine/threonine phosphatase, which translates to MIKISDSPIQILVIDDDRIIQLVLKQTLQEQGYQVILATNGLQGIEQANKYHPALIICDWQMDEMDGLEVCRKIKSEPSLSTAFFILLTSRRAVEDRVEGLDTGADDFLSKPIDVNELKARVRAGLRLYHTNQELQRLAQDLQEQKQLLETELNEAADYVKSILPKTLSGSITINSQFFPSRQLGGDCFDYYWLDENHLVIYLLDVSGHGLAAALPSISVHNLLRSHSLPQAHLYDPSEVLQDLNNIFQMDQQNSQYFTIWYGVFNRSSHQLTYASAGHPPALLISQSTHSGLNIKELFTPSLPIGAFTEAEYYNAVCDIQPGSKLYVFSDGVYEVEKSDGNMWDFNSFINLLTLLNNLFKLGLDHILEAIKTATGSQMFNDDYSLIEINFWTLDKKEVFVDN; encoded by the coding sequence ATGATTAAAATATCTGATTCTCCAATTCAAATTTTAGTAATTGATGATGACCGGATTATCCAATTAGTTCTCAAACAGACATTGCAAGAACAGGGATATCAAGTCATTCTTGCCACCAATGGTTTACAAGGAATAGAACAAGCTAATAAATACCATCCAGCACTCATAATTTGTGATTGGCAAATGGATGAAATGGATGGCTTAGAAGTATGCCGCAAAATTAAATCTGAACCATCTCTATCAACAGCTTTTTTCATCCTGTTAACCTCACGGCGGGCTGTGGAAGACCGAGTTGAAGGCTTAGATACAGGTGCAGATGATTTTTTAAGCAAACCAATTGATGTAAATGAACTCAAAGCCCGTGTAAGAGCCGGATTAAGGCTGTATCATACGAATCAAGAACTTCAAAGATTAGCTCAAGACTTACAGGAACAAAAACAGCTTTTAGAAACAGAATTGAATGAAGCGGCTGATTACGTGAAATCTATTCTTCCCAAAACGCTGTCAGGATCAATCACTATCAATTCTCAGTTTTTTCCCTCTCGTCAATTAGGTGGTGATTGCTTTGATTACTACTGGCTAGATGAGAATCATTTAGTTATATACTTACTGGATGTCTCTGGACATGGGTTGGCGGCTGCATTACCTTCAATTTCAGTTCATAATCTATTGCGATCGCATTCTCTTCCTCAAGCTCATCTCTACGATCCATCTGAAGTTCTTCAAGATTTGAATAATATCTTTCAAATGGATCAACAAAATTCCCAATACTTTACGATATGGTATGGGGTTTTTAACCGGAGTTCTCATCAGCTAACTTACGCTAGCGCCGGTCATCCTCCAGCTTTACTAATTTCTCAATCCACTCATTCTGGTTTAAATATTAAAGAATTATTCACTCCCAGTTTACCAATTGGGGCGTTTACAGAAGCAGAATATTATAATGCTGTTTGTGATATCCAACCTGGCAGTAAACTCTATGTGTTTAGCGATGGAGTTTATGAAGTTGAAAAATCTGATGGTAATATGTGGGATTTTAACAGCTTCATTAATTTACTGACTTTACTCAATAACCTATTTAAACTAGGTTTAGACCATATTTTAGAGGCGATAAAAACTGCTACAGGTAGTCAAATGTTTAACGATGACTACTCTTTAATAGAAATAAATTTTTGGACTTTGGATAAAAAAGAAGTGTTTGTAGATAATTAA
- the ruvB gene encoding Holliday junction branch migration DNA helicase RuvB yields MAIISSKKQPPEPNGEPKQRRESVKAPSTENILKPEAAIDEQEQQEEGIRPHRFADYIGQKDLKDVLDIAIKAAKSRAEVLDHLLLYGPPGLGKTTMAMILASEMGVNYKITSAPALERPRDIVGLLVNLKPGDILFVDEIHRLSRMTEEILYPAMEDYRLDITIGKGSSARIRSLPLSKFTLVGATTRVGALTSPLRDRFGLIQKLRFYEVDELTKIVLRTAQLLKTPITEDGATEIARRSRGTPRIANRLLKRVRDYAEVKISGEINETIASEALQLFQVDPCGLDWTDRQMLSVIIEQFNGGPVGLETMAAATGEDTQTIEEVYEPYLMQIGYLTRTHRGRMATKAAYKHLGFTPPNEQLSLL; encoded by the coding sequence ATGGCGATAATCTCCTCGAAAAAACAGCCTCCAGAACCCAATGGAGAACCAAAGCAGCGTCGAGAGTCTGTGAAAGCACCATCCACAGAAAATATTTTGAAGCCGGAAGCTGCTATTGATGAGCAAGAACAGCAAGAAGAAGGTATTCGACCACACCGATTTGCTGATTATATTGGGCAAAAAGATTTAAAGGATGTGCTAGATATTGCCATCAAAGCAGCCAAGTCTCGTGCTGAGGTGTTGGATCACCTGCTACTTTATGGGCCGCCGGGATTGGGCAAAACCACAATGGCAATGATTTTAGCATCGGAAATGGGAGTAAATTACAAAATTACCAGTGCGCCAGCCCTAGAACGTCCACGAGATATTGTTGGGCTACTGGTAAACCTGAAGCCAGGGGATATCTTATTTGTGGATGAAATTCATCGCCTCTCGCGGATGACGGAAGAAATTCTCTATCCGGCAATGGAAGATTATCGCTTAGATATTACCATTGGTAAGGGTTCTAGCGCTCGTATCAGAAGTTTGCCGCTGTCAAAGTTTACCTTAGTAGGGGCTACAACGCGTGTGGGTGCTTTAACTTCACCACTGCGCGATCGCTTCGGTTTAATTCAAAAACTCCGATTTTACGAAGTTGACGAACTGACTAAAATTGTACTGCGAACCGCTCAATTACTCAAAACCCCCATCACAGAAGATGGTGCCACAGAAATTGCCCGACGTTCACGCGGAACGCCACGGATTGCAAATAGGCTACTAAAACGGGTACGTGATTATGCGGAAGTAAAAATATCGGGTGAGATTAATGAAACCATTGCATCCGAAGCATTGCAACTATTTCAAGTAGATCCTTGCGGTTTAGATTGGACAGACCGCCAGATGTTGAGTGTGATAATTGAACAATTTAACGGCGGGCCAGTGGGGTTAGAAACAATGGCAGCAGCGACGGGTGAAGATACTCAAACAATTGAAGAGGTATACGAACCTTACCTCATGCAAATTGGGTATTTAACTCGGACTCATCGGGGAAGGATGGCGACAAAGGCTGCATACAAGCATTTGGGATTCACGCCGCCTAATGAACAGTTGTCATTATTGTAA